A genomic region of Trifolium pratense cultivar HEN17-A07 linkage group LG3, ARS_RC_1.1, whole genome shotgun sequence contains the following coding sequences:
- the LOC123915546 gene encoding inositol oxygenase 4-like: MTICVEQFDFGSHFEDKNKHSEDINELVLDGGFVQPKQDSNDAFVAPDINAFGHTFRNYDEESERQKGVEEFYRLQHINQTFNFVKKMREEYMKLDKAEMSIWECCELLNEVVDESDPDLDLPQIQHLLQSAEAIRKDYPNEDWLHLTALIHDLGKILLLPKFGELPQWAVVGDTFPLGCAFDEANIHHKYFKDNPDIKYPEYNTKNGIYNEGCGLDNVMMSWGHDDYMCMVAKENGSTLPKAGLFIIRYHSFYPLHKENAYTHLMNEEDCENLKWLHVFNKYDLYSKSKVHVDVDEVKPYYLSLIEKYFPAKLKW, translated from the exons atgacCATATGTGTTGAGCAATTTGACTTtg GATCACATTTTGAAGACAAAAATAAGCATTCTGAAGACATCAATGAGCTTGTTCTTGATGGTGGATTTGTTCAACCAAAACAAGATTCTAATGATGCATTTGTTGCCCCTGATATCAATGCATTTGGTCATACCTTCAG AAATTATGATGAAGAAAGTGAAAGGCAAAAGGGGGTTGAGGAGTTTTATAGATTGCAACACATCAATCAAACATTTAATTTT GTGAAGAAAATGAGGGAGGAATACATGAAATTGGACAAAGCTGAAATGAGCATATGGGAATGTTGTGAATTGTTGAATGAGGTTGTTGATGAAAGTGATCCTGATTTGGATTTACCCCAAATTCAACATTTGTTACAATCAGCTGAAGCTATTAGAAAAGATTATCCTAATGAAGATTGGTTGCATTTGACTGCTCTAATTCAtg ATCTTGGAAAAATTCTTCTGCTTCCAAAATTTGGTGAACTTCCTCAATGGGCTGTTGTTG GTGATACATTTCCCTTAGGTTGTGCCTTTGATGAAGCAAATATTCACCACAAG TATTTCAAGGATAACCCTGATATCAAATATCCTGAATATAACACTAAGAATGGGATCTACAATGAAGGATGTGGGTTGGACAATGTGATGATGTCATGGGGGCATGATGATTATATGTGTATG GTTGCTAAGGAAAATGGTTCCACTTTGCCCAAAGCAGGATTGTTCATCATCAGATACCACTCTTTTTACC CTTTGCATAAGGAAAATGCATACACTCACTTGATGAATGAAGAAGATTGTGAGAATCTCAAGTGGCTCCACGTATTTAA CAAATATGATCTCTACAGCAAAAGCAAAGTTCATGTTGATGTCGATGAAGTTAAGCCGTATTATCTATCGCTAATTGAGAAG TATTTCCCAGCAAAGCTCAAATGGTGA
- the LOC123915547 gene encoding zinc finger CCCH domain-containing protein 20-like, with the protein MSMMLGEPPHRTNPTVHVPQWPNPTAEIFSPLTANEDYSQFYLQEALSALQHYLPEHDDADSDSEIFPSHESVDAYSNDHFRMFEFKIRRCARGRSHDWTECPFAHPGEKARRRDPRKFHYSGTSCPDFRKGSCKKGDSCEFAHGVFECWLHPARYRTQPCKDGTSCRRRVCFFAHTTEQLRAPTQQSPRSVNSTDSYDGSPLRLGIESSCVKTLPFISSPGSVSPVESPPVSPMTRSLGRSMGSVNEMVASIRNLQLDKMKSLPPSWNCQMGSPRFGSPRGPMIRPGFCSLPSTPTKPRSRGGVNHFDLWDQCCEEEPVMERVESGRDIRVKMFEKLSKENSLDRLGSGMDSSRVDVDGAPDVGWVSELVSPFLG; encoded by the coding sequence ATGTCGATGATGTTAGGGGAACCACCCCACCGTACAAATCCAACCGTACACGTGCCACAATGGCCAAATCCCACGGCGGAGATTTTTTCTCCTTTAACCGCTAATGAAGATTATTCTCAGTTCTACTTGCAAGAAGCGCTTAGCGCTCTTCAACACTATCTTCCAGAACATGACGACGCCGATTCTGACTCGGAGATTTTTCCGAGTCATGAATCAGTGGATGCATACTCCAATGATCATTTCCGCATGTTCGAGTTCAAGATTCGAAGATGCGCACGTGGAAGATCACATGACTGGACGGAGTGTCCTTTTGCTCATCCCGGCGAGAAAGCTCGCCGCCGTGATCCGAGGAAGTTTCACTATTCCGGCACTTCGTGTCCTGATTTTCGTAAAGGAAGTTGTAAGAAAGGTGATTCGTGTGAATTCGCGCATGGAGTTTTTGAGTGCTGGCTTCATCCTGCACGTTACCGTACTCAGCCGTGTAAAGACGGTACTAGTTGCCGCCGGCGAGTTTGTTTTTTCGCTCACACGACGGAGCAACTTAGGGCTCCGACTCAACAGAGTCCAAGGAGTGTTAACTCTACTGATTCCTACGACGGTTCTCCTCTCCGTCTAGGGATTGAATCATCCTGTGTGAAAACGCTGCCGTTTATTTCTTCTCCTGGATCTGTTTCTCCGGTGGAGTCTCCTCCGGTGTCTCCGATGACTCGGTCATTGGGAAGGTCTATGGGTTCTGTGAATGAGATGGTTGCTTCTATAAGAAACTTGCAACTTGATAAGATGAAATCGTTACCTCCTTCTTGGAATTGTCAAATGGGTTCTCCTAGATTCGGATCTCCGAGAGGACCCATGATCCGACCCGGTTTCTGTAGCTTACCGTCAACTCCTACCAAGCCGCGGAGTCGCGGCGGGGTTAACCATTTTGATCTCTGGGATCAGTGCTGTGAGGAGGAGCCTGTGATGGAGAGGGTGGAATCTGGTAGGGATATAAGGGTTAAGATGTTTGAGAAACTGAGCAAAGAAAACTCTTTGGATAGGTTGGGTTCGGGTATGGATTCGAGTCGGGTGGATGTTGATGGGGCTCCGGATGTTGGATGGGTTTCTGAGCTGGTGAGTCCTTTCTTGGGTTGA
- the LOC123915548 gene encoding asparagine--tRNA ligase, cytoplasmic 1 has product MSDLTSPPSDQLATVTIDADEVPKAEFSDRVPIQSIIRREDGGSGLAGKKARVGGWVKTGRKADKNAFAFLELNDGTCAGNLQVIVEASLADIRQLVLSGTCVVVDGHLRLPPSGTKQKIELRADKVLHVGPADPAKYPLPKMKLTLEFLRDYVHLRSRTNTISAVARIRNALAYATHTFFNKHGFLYVHTPIVTTSDCEGAGEMFQVTTLFSEAEKLEKDLIQNPPPTEADVEAAKVVVQEKGEVVSQLKAAKADKKEIGAAVVELNKAKENLSKLEERSKLQPGIPKKDGKVDYTKDFFARQAFLTVSGQLQVESYACALSSVYTFGPTFRAENSHTSRHLAEFWMVEPEIAFADLEDDMKCAEAYVKFLCQWLLDNCLEDMEFMADKFDKGCIDRLNMVASTPFVRLSYTEAVEILEESVKNGKKFENEVKWGIDLASEHERYLTEVKYQKPVIVYNYPKGIKAFYMRLNDDSKTVAAMDVLVPKVGELIGGSQREERYDVIQQRLKEMDLPVEPYEWYIDLRRYGTVKHAGFGLGFERMILFATGLENIRDVIPFPRYPGRADL; this is encoded by the exons ATGTCAGACCTCACATCTCCTCCCTCCGACCAATTAGCCACCGTCACAATCGACGCCGACGAAGTTCCCAAAGCTGAATTCTCAGACAGAGTCCCGATCCAATCCATTATCCGCCGTGAAGATGGCGGCTCAGGTTTAGCTGGTAAGAAAGCTAGGGTTGGTGGATGGGTGAAAACTGGAAGAAAAGCCGATAAAAACGCTTTCGCTTTCTTGGAACTCAACGACGGAACCTGCGCCGGAAACTTGCAAGTTATCGTTGAAGCTTCTCTTGCAGACATTAGACAATTGGTTCTCAGCGGAACttgtgttgttgttgatggCCATCTTAGGCTTCCTCCTTCTGGTACCAAACAGAAGATCGAACTTCGTGCTGATAAGGTTCTTCATGTTGGTCCTGCTGATCCTGCTAAATATCCTTTGCCGAAAATGAAACTCACTCTTGAGTTTTTGCGAGATTACGTTCATCTTCGTTCTCGAACCAACACG ATCTCTGCGGTTGCTAGAATTCGGAATGCTCTTGCATATGCTACACATACGTTTTTCAACAAGCATGGGTTTCTTTATGTGCATACGCCAATTGTGACGACGAGTGATTGTGAGGGTGCTGGTGAAATGTTTCAAGTGACAACTTTGTTTAGTGAGGCGGAGAAGTTGGAGAAGGATCTGATACAGAATCCTCCTCCAACTGAAGCTGATGTTGAAGCTGCTAAGGTTGTTGTTCAGGAGAAAGGGGAGGTTGTTTCACAGTTGAAAGCTGCAAAAGCAGATAAGAAGGAGATTGGTGCTGCTGTGGTTGAACTTAACAAAGCAAAAGAGAATCTATCTAAACTGGAGGAAAGATCTAAACTTCAGCCTGGTATTCCTAAAAAAGATGGAAAGGTGGATTATACTAAAGATTTCTTTGCCCGTCAAGCGTTTCTGACTGTTTCTGGTCAGCTTCAAGTTGAGTCGTATGCATGTGCTCTTAGTAGTGTGTATACATTTGGCCCGACATTCCGTGCAGAGAATTCTCACACTTCCAGGCATTTGGCTGAATTTTGGATGGTAGAGCCTGAAATTGCGTTTGCAGACTTAGAG GATGATATGAAGTGTGCCGAGGCGTATGTGAAATTTTTGTGTCAGTGGTTACTTGACAATTGCCTTGAAGACATGGAATTTATGGCTGACAAATTTGATAAAGGTTGCATTGATCGTTTGAACATGGTTGCCTCCACCCCCTTTGTTCGACTTTCATATACCGAAGCTGTGGAAATACTGGAGGAATCTGTGAAGAATGGTAAGAAGTTTGAGAATGAAGTAAAATGGGGGATCGATTTAGCTTCCGAGCATGAAAG ATACCTAACAGAGGTAAAGTATCAGAAACCTGTGATAGTTTATAATTATCCAAAAGGTATCAAAGCATTCTACATGCGTCTCAATGATGACTCAAAGACCGTGGCTGCTATGGATGTTCTTGTCCCAAAG GTTGGAGAATTAATTGGTGGAAGCCAAAGGGAAGAGCGTTATGATGTAATTCAGCAAAG ACTAAAGGAGATGGATCTGCCTGTTGAGCCATATGAATGGTATATTGATCTGAGGCGGTATGGAACAGTGAAACATGCTGGATTTGGTCTTGGCTTTGAAAGAATGATTCTTTTTGCCACTGGCCTAGAAAATATTAGAGATGTGATTCCCTTCCCACGATATCCTGGCAGAGCAGATCTATGA
- the LOC123915549 gene encoding vacuolar protein sorting-associated protein 32 homolog 2-like, with protein MFKKIFGKPKHDVNTIKTLEKLNETLATLEKKEQVFLKKAAAEVEKARNFTRAQNRRAAIQCLKRKRLYEQQVEQLGNQQLRIHDQMIMLEGAKATTETVEALRFGASTMKAMQKATNINDVDKTMDEINEQTENMKQIQEALSTPFGAADFDEDELEAELEELEGAELEEELLQPVTTAPAASVHVPSGRQPTRPVPAKSTPEEDELAALQAEMAL; from the exons ATGTTTAAAaagatttttggtaaacctaaACATGATGTCAATACTATAAAGactttagaaaaattaaatgag ACACTTGCCACGCTAGAGAAAAAGGAGCAAGTGTTTCTTAAAAAGGCTGCGGCAGAAGTTGAAAAGGCCAGAAATTTCACAAGGGCTCAGAATAGAAGGG CTGCAATACAATGTTTGAAGAGGAAGAGGCTATATGAACAGCAAGTAGAACAGCTTGGAAACCAACAGTTGCGTATTCATGACCAG ATGATAATGTTGGAAGGTGCCAAGGCAACCACAGAAACAGTAGAAGCATTGAGATTTGGGGCATCTACAATGAAGGCTATGCAAAAAGCAAC GAACATTAATGATGTTGACAAGACCATGGATGAGATCAATGAACAAACTGAGAACATGAAACAGATTCAGGAAGCATTGTCAACTCCATTTGGTGCAGCTGATTTTGACGAG GATGAATTGGAGGCAGAACTTGAAGAGCTTGAGGGTGCTGAGTTGGAAGAAGAGCTTCTTCAGCCTGTAACTACAGCTCCAGCAGCCTCGGTGCATGTTCCATCTGGGAGGCAACCTACTCGTCCAGTGCCTGCGAAATCCACTCCTGAAGAAGATGAATTGGCAGCTTTGCAAGCTGAGATGGCACTTTGA